A single region of the Chitinophaga niabensis genome encodes:
- the kbl gene encoding glycine C-acetyltransferase — protein MNQNFIKRLQQELDEIQTAGLFKNERIITSEQGAEIKVGGKTVINLCANNYLGLSSHPKVVSAAKKAIDTHGYGMSSVRFICGTQDIHRELEEKISKFLGTEDTILYVAAFDANGGVFEPLFSEQDAIISDALNHASIIDGVRLCKAQRFRYEHNNMADLEAKLQESQGARSRVIVTDGSFSMDGTIAQLDKICDLADKYNAIVMSDESHSSGFLGKTGRGTHEYRGVMGRVDIITGTLGKALGGASGGFTSGSKEMVDMLRQRSRPYLFSNSVAPSIVGASIAVLDMLSETTELRDKLEFNTKYFRDKMTAAGFDIKPGDHPIVPVMLYDAKLSKEFADKLLQEGIYVIGFFYPVVPKGQARIRVQLSAAHSQEHLDKAIAAFTKIGRELGVIKEPVTI, from the coding sequence ATGAACCAAAATTTCATCAAACGATTACAACAGGAGCTGGATGAAATACAAACCGCCGGCCTATTCAAGAACGAGCGGATCATTACTTCCGAGCAGGGCGCCGAAATTAAAGTGGGCGGCAAAACTGTTATTAACCTTTGCGCCAACAACTATCTTGGCCTCTCATCCCATCCCAAAGTAGTGTCTGCTGCCAAAAAAGCGATCGACACGCATGGTTACGGCATGAGCAGTGTACGTTTCATTTGCGGTACCCAGGATATTCACCGGGAATTGGAAGAAAAGATCTCCAAATTCCTGGGCACAGAGGATACAATCCTCTATGTAGCAGCCTTTGATGCAAACGGCGGGGTGTTTGAACCCCTGTTCTCGGAACAGGATGCTATCATTTCCGATGCTTTAAACCATGCTTCCATTATTGACGGCGTACGCCTCTGTAAAGCACAGCGGTTCCGCTATGAACACAATAACATGGCAGACCTGGAAGCAAAACTCCAGGAATCCCAGGGAGCACGCAGCCGTGTAATTGTTACGGATGGCTCTTTCAGCATGGACGGTACCATTGCACAATTGGACAAGATCTGCGACCTCGCTGATAAATATAATGCCATCGTTATGTCAGACGAAAGCCATTCCTCAGGTTTCCTGGGCAAAACAGGCCGCGGCACACATGAATATCGTGGCGTGATGGGCCGTGTGGATATTATTACAGGCACCCTGGGTAAAGCTTTGGGTGGAGCATCCGGAGGTTTCACCAGCGGCAGTAAAGAAATGGTAGACATGCTGCGTCAGCGCAGCCGGCCATATCTCTTCTCCAACTCCGTAGCCCCCAGTATTGTTGGCGCTTCCATTGCTGTATTGGATATGCTCAGCGAAACCACTGAACTGAGGGACAAACTGGAATTCAATACTAAATACTTCCGTGATAAAATGACGGCAGCAGGCTTTGACATCAAACCAGGCGATCACCCGATTGTTCCGGTAATGCTATATGATGCCAAGCTCAGTAAAGAGTTTGCCGACAAACTTTTACAGGAAGGTATTTACGTGATCGGGTTCTTCTATCCCGTTGTGCCCAAAGGCCAGGCCAGGATCCGTGTGCAGCTCAGTGCAGCTCACAGCCAGGAACATCTTGACAAGGCGATTGCCGCCTTTACCAAGATCGGACGGGAACTCGGCGTCATCAAAGAACCTGTAACCATATAA
- a CDS encoding penicillin-binding transpeptidase domain-containing protein — protein MKTFGLLLLSATLWLSACSPNNVEDVKSWEKYFTQHKLEGCFMLFDNGQGTFKVYNIDRAKERFLPASTFKIFNSLVGLQTGVISDTNMVIQLDSVHLTMAEAFRASSVPYYQEVARRIGKDTMQHWLDSVQYGNRKISRIDSFWLDNSLQISPDEELGFVKQLYFNQLPFQQRVQELVSAVMLQEVTPKYKLAYKTGWGMSGAKNIAWIAGWIEENKHPCFFVLNFETEDKSLDIRKVRMEILRNILKEEGFFEGKK, from the coding sequence ATGAAAACGTTCGGCCTGCTATTGCTTTCTGCTACCTTATGGCTCAGTGCCTGCTCCCCTAACAATGTGGAAGATGTCAAAAGCTGGGAGAAATATTTTACACAACATAAGCTGGAAGGCTGCTTTATGCTGTTCGACAATGGCCAGGGCACTTTCAAAGTCTATAATATAGATCGTGCCAAAGAACGATTCCTGCCTGCCTCCACTTTTAAGATCTTCAATTCCCTGGTAGGATTGCAAACCGGCGTGATCAGCGATACCAATATGGTAATACAACTGGATAGTGTTCACCTTACTATGGCAGAGGCTTTCAGAGCTTCTTCCGTTCCTTATTACCAGGAAGTTGCCCGCCGCATCGGAAAAGACACCATGCAGCACTGGCTGGATTCTGTACAATATGGTAATCGTAAGATCAGCCGCATAGATTCCTTCTGGCTGGATAATTCCCTGCAAATATCCCCTGACGAAGAGCTGGGCTTTGTAAAACAACTGTATTTCAATCAACTTCCCTTCCAGCAAAGGGTACAGGAACTGGTGAGTGCAGTGATGCTGCAGGAAGTAACCCCTAAATATAAACTGGCCTATAAAACCGGCTGGGGTATGTCAGGTGCCAAAAATATTGCCTGGATTGCCGGCTGGATCGAGGAAAACAAACACCCCTGCTTCTTTGTGCTGAACTTTGAAACAGAAGATAAGAGCCTGGATATCCGCAAAGTAAGGATGGAAATACTCCGCAACATCCTGAAGGAAGAAGGTTTCTTTGAAGGCAAAAAATAA
- a CDS encoding VWA domain-containing protein yields MLRFQHTEYLWAFVLLIVLVLAFAWVTWWKRRSVRRLGDPVMVEKLFSGYSRRLFTVKFLLLFIAFFFGVIGLANLQKGSRVEKITRKGVDVIIALDVSKSMLATDAKPDRLTRAKQLVIKLMEKLDNDRVGIVVFAGNAYLQMPLTIDYSAARMYLGSISPDLIPKQGTEINEAIRVSDEAFNKKERKHKALIIISDGEDHNEGAIAEARKALENGVVINTVGIGSPTGSPLPDPETGGIKKDREGNTVISKLNEDALKSLAAEGKGMYLHMMNNTDEVVDALATKIDRMEQKEFGENVFTDYNSYFQYFLGISLILILLEFFIPEGKKKKAEELPGLKTAQAK; encoded by the coding sequence ATGTTAAGATTTCAACATACTGAATACCTCTGGGCATTTGTACTCCTGATAGTACTGGTACTGGCCTTTGCCTGGGTTACCTGGTGGAAACGCAGGTCTGTACGTCGTTTAGGTGATCCCGTAATGGTGGAAAAGCTCTTTAGCGGCTACTCCCGTCGCCTGTTTACCGTCAAATTCCTGTTGCTTTTCATTGCTTTCTTCTTTGGTGTGATCGGCCTGGCCAACCTCCAGAAGGGAAGTCGTGTTGAAAAGATCACCCGTAAAGGCGTGGATGTGATCATTGCACTGGATGTGAGCAAGAGCATGCTGGCAACGGATGCCAAACCAGACAGGCTTACCCGCGCTAAACAGCTGGTGATCAAACTCATGGAGAAACTGGATAACGACCGCGTAGGGATTGTAGTGTTTGCCGGGAATGCATACCTGCAAATGCCGCTCACAATAGATTATTCTGCTGCACGCATGTACCTGGGTAGTATTTCCCCGGACCTCATTCCCAAACAGGGCACTGAAATAAACGAAGCCATCCGTGTAAGCGATGAAGCTTTCAATAAAAAAGAACGCAAACACAAAGCCCTCATTATTATTTCTGATGGGGAAGATCATAATGAAGGCGCCATTGCGGAAGCCAGGAAGGCATTGGAAAATGGCGTGGTGATCAATACCGTGGGTATTGGCTCCCCTACAGGTTCTCCCTTGCCAGACCCGGAAACCGGTGGAATTAAAAAAGATCGTGAAGGTAATACCGTGATCTCCAAACTAAACGAAGATGCGCTTAAGTCCCTTGCTGCTGAAGGAAAAGGGATGTACCTCCACATGATGAACAATACAGACGAAGTGGTGGATGCCCTGGCTACCAAAATAGACCGGATGGAGCAAAAAGAGTTTGGAGAAAATGTGTTCACCGATTATAACAGCTACTTTCAATATTTCCTGGGCATCAGCCTCATCCTGATCCTGCTGGAATTCTTTATACCGGAAGGCAAAAAGAAAAAAGCAGAAGAACTGCCCGGACTTAAAACTGCGCAAGCCAAATGA